Proteins encoded together in one Macadamia integrifolia cultivar HAES 741 chromosome 8, SCU_Mint_v3, whole genome shotgun sequence window:
- the LOC122086970 gene encoding probable enoyl-CoA hydratase 2, mitochondrial isoform X4 — protein sequence MNASEVQFFVNSLRSTFSSLEALHVPTIAIIEGAAPGGGLEMALSCDLRICGEEAVFSMPETGLAIIPGLSPTLSMVGTTSTLWCFNEQQFSALAHPPVLVFRMLILGPAKSPLHVLIPLFYVGAILGLLILPDRFGLPGSGEQGLLAIRMPKHAIDGRIDIELPSPLELEEECYEKLLNTQYRLEGMAAFAEKRKPIYKGE from the exons ATGAATGCATCTGAGGTCCAGTTCTTTGTGAACTCTTTGCGATCAACATTTTCATCTCTAGAG GCACTTCATGTTCCTACAATTGCCATAATTGAAGGAGCAGCACCAGGCGGAGGACTGGAAATGGCACTCTCATGTGATCTACGAATATGTG GAGAAGAGGCAGTATTTTCCATGCCAGAGACTGGGCTTGCTATAATACCTGG GCTCAGTCCCACACTCTCAATGGTGGGAACAACCTCCACACTCTGGTGCTTCAATGAACAACAGTTCTCCGCCCTAGCCCATCCTCCCGTGCTTGTATTTCGGATGCTCATTCTCGGTCCAGCGAAGTCTCCTCTCCA CGTACTCATCCCTCTGTTCTATGTCGGAGCCATTCTTGGGCTGCTCATCCTACCTGATCGCTTCGGCTTACCGGGATCGGGAGAACAA GGTCTGTTGGCGATTAGGATGCCAAAACATGCTATTGATGGGAGAATTGACATAGAGTTGCCTTCACCTTTGGAATTGGAAGAGGAATGTTATGAGAAGCTTTTGAACACACAATATCGCTTGGAAGGCATGGCAGCATTTGCCGAGAAGCGGAAGCCAATATACAAAGGTGAATAG